The DNA segment acaagaggTACATCAAGGTGCAAATGAACTTGACCCTCCTCCCCAGACCCTACAGTTGCAACCCTGCTCCCTCATGACTGATGTAGTCTGAAATTGCACCAAGACACATTTCAGAACTGCTACCTGCTATTATATAAAAGAAGAAACACTGCATTGAGGACTGTTCTTGCCACTGGCAGATGCTGCGAATAGTAGTTTTGGTGTTCCTGACATCGTGTGCATTGGTTATTTGAAGCTAGTTGAAGCACTATTCTCCTCATCTATCAACTGACTATTCTGCTTAGCATTTTTCCATTGTGGAAATGGGAATTCATTGGATTATTGAGTCAGTAATAGACTCTCCAAATCACGAGTGATTTATTTGCTTCATCATAGTCATTGATTTGTTGGACAATGACTGATGGACTCCTCTACACACACTAACCTACATTAGAATCCCCATCAGTAACAAGTTAACTGCTTAACTATGTCAAAAGACAGCCAACATCCATATATATGCAAAACTTCCAACTCTGAAGCATATATGGCATATAGTCTTTAAAAGGATATATgaattttgtgcatgtgtgtgtgtgtgtgtgtgtgtgtacatacatacatacatatatacacacagcttttttctggggggacgcaagggtacacatacccctaaacattttgtgaatctaagtttggcctcattgaggagcagtatttcaataagagtaggaaaaatgagagtacctctaaacattcttttagaaaaaaacacactgtgtgtgtgtgtgtgtgtgtatttgctcaTTGGCTTGCATGAATGAATAAAGAGGCAACATATTATGGCTactcacatcccccccccccatcttttctgTAAGCAGTAATAAAAAGACATTTCAAATGTATGCATTGTGTTATATCCCTTATGGAAGGCCTACACACTGTGTGCTTTGTCACTGATGGATTTTAATTTTATGGTTGCAAGCAACAACCTGCAACAACCTAGTAACATTTCCTTCCGCTGGTCTTCCACACATACCCATAAAAGTATTACATCACACATGTTCTTCCTCCACCATATGGACAACATACAATCAGGAAGTAGGCCATCATTTCACTGGCCTTGTTGGTAACATGGTTACATTCCTTTCATGGTGATCAAGCTTTTCCCTCCATAGAAGGAATTCTATCAAGAAATACAGAAGCATCAAAAATGTGATCCAGAGCTTACTTAGCTAATCATACTGCTCTTTGCTGTATGTATTGGGAATTGCCCTCTTTCCTTGTACACCTTcgccacactgtgtgtgtgtgtgtgtgtattatatgtGCACatagtgtgtgtttatgtgtgtgtagatacAGATATACACTGTAGTGTAAAAACACTAGTAACATATTATGCGGAAAGTGCTGCTTTAGGCAATATATATAGTTTGGTGATAGAACTAAATGGTCTATCATGTCCCCTTCaagttaaaaattatttaaactcTGAGCAGCTTGCAACAAGCAAGAACAACAGACTGGGTGGAGTTAGGATGgtatgcaggggtgccaactggaataaaatattgggggaggaatGAAAGCCTCACCCCATCAACTTCAGATGTGACTGTGTTGGATTTTCTTAGCAATTGGCCATTTATATGTAGATTTAATTTAATAGCACTATAATCCCTTTTCCCAACTAGTttaataaagcgtgttctccctaacagagagcacgtgttgcggttgggaacaggccaccctcctgtgactaggcaaatttagaATCTTGGCCACTTAAAcggttaaattgggttgctgggtgttttgagtgttaccattttggaggaggggtcagagtctatatatacaggggccagactttggcacggcctcttggccgtttttcTCGGATCACGGATCAAGGAGCAGCCAGCGCTTGAGCCGGTTGTATTTGCTAATTTAATTCATATCCTTCTAGCCGCTTtgacctcctctctctccttcaccCTCCCCTTCCTTGTATTCTTTCCATCTCTACTTTCTTTTCTCATATTTTCCTTGTGTTGGGCCCTGGGCTTGTATTTTCGAATTTTATCTCGAACTACCCCTGATTGCACAGAGGCTGAGGGTGGGGAACCCCCCCCCAGCCCGGGGGAGGCCTTGCCTCCCCGGCAACGCGGTTTTCAAAGGGGCCCTGGTGCTTCTGGGGGTGGGAAGGATCGGGGCCGTTTGCCAGGCCCTGGGAACCCACGGTCCATTTGTGAATCAGGGCTTCGTGCCACGACGTGGCTAGGTCCCTTTCCCCTtacaaccgcccccccccccatcggcGCACTCCCGGACGGAGCCCGGGCCCCGGGacgcggcgcggcggcggcggcgaccgcCGGagtgtcccgccccccccccaagagcgaGCGAAGGTCCAGGTAGTTTAAAAAGGACCTACCTGGTCGCTCCGGTGTGTGGGAGTGGAAGCGGCGCCGGCCCCGGGTTGGCAGCGGCCGCTGCAGCGCTCCCGCTCTCTGGCGCTATTGCcgaagagaaataaataaataaataaggaggcGCTGTGGCCGCCCGCTTTCGCCTGGGCTCCGAGGCGTTTTTTCTGGGGCAGCGTCGCTGCCCGCCATCGCGGCAGTCGGTGCGGGGCCTGCGCAGGCCTCCGAGGCCTTGGCGCGGCCTGCCTTTGTTTGCACTCGATCCTGGGCGCTGTTTGAACGACGCGTGGGTCGGAGGGAGCGCtggtgctgcttgctgctgccggCTGGCCCTCTAGTGGCCGCTGCGAGCTATTGCAGCCTGCAAGTGCTTGAGCTCCCCCAGTGGCTCAGTTGGTAATAGCATCTCCCTCTGGTTAAGTCAGCCAGGCAGGCTAGAGCCATCTGCTGGTTGGCCTGGGTACTGCAcctgtttaatttaatttaatttaacttaATTTTGATTTTGCTTTATTTAGCCTGTTACTTAACCTGGCTGTTTGGGAGTTGAAAGTAATTATTATTTTAGCTCCTGTCATACGCAAGTGAGCCTACCAAGGAGTGCCAGCCTACCTGTGGTGGCTTAGCCAGCTACTGCGCCTCCTCTAATTGCATTGCCACCAGCTAGTGCTCCCTGCTGGCTGGCCTGAAGGGGGTACTGCGTGCATATTTAAAGAAAACGCGTAACTAGATTTTACTTGCTACTTaaatttattactttttttttttttttttttttttttacttatttatttatttattactcttATTACTATTTACTTAAAAAGTATTAGTAGTTCCCAATTAGGTACAAGTTTTCTTCATAGTTGCGGATAAAGTCAACAGTGGCTCTTGTTGGGAGGTAACTGACTGGCCATAGCCAGTTCCCCCTGACACTCGTTGGCCTTGCTTGGCCGTCTTTGATTTGTGGGACCTTTTGACGGTCAACCTTGTTTCCAAACTAGTAGGTATGGCTCCAAAGAAAGCCACAGCCCGCCCTGGCTCATCTTCCACCGCAAAACGGCCTATTAGAGGCCCTTCCCAGAGGCTGCGCTCACCTGTTTCGAGTCCGCCAATGGGGCGGGTGCAGTCCCTGGTGGCTAGCATGGCCGGTGATCCAGCTGCCTTGTCTCGATTCGCGGAGCAAATGGACGGTTTTCTGCAACAATGTTCCAGTCAGCCGTCAACATCAGCAGGGATGCCTCATCCGGTGGGGGCGTCGTCTCCGGCATCGTCGTTATCTAGCGAGAATGGGGGAGAAGGGTTGTTAACTGGGACTGTGGGAAGTGACCCTCAGTTAACCCGTCCCCGTAACGTACCGGCTACTCGTGGCCGCACGCGGAGGTCTACTTATGCGTCCAGAGGGGCCTCAGGAAGAGGGAACCTTTCGTCATCTTCTGCACGTAGAGGCAGGATTGCCCAGCCCCCTGCCGTAGTGGCGTCCGGTTCTGGTCTCTCACGGGTTGTTTCTTCTCCACCGGCCTCAGGTCTAGCTCAGCCGAACCCCGATTCTGAGTCTTCTGTTGAAGACAGTTTACCAGTTCCTGCCAGTAGGTCTTCAGGTGGAAAGCGTCACAGCAAGGGGTCTTCCCGGAGGCACGCCGGACGGAGGAGGGACGACACATCTTCCTCTTATTCTGCTCCACTTGTAGCGCAGGATCCGGGTGCTTCTCAGCCAAATTCTGACTCGGCTTCTTCTATGGAAGATAGTTTACCAGTCCCGGCCAAGAGATCCTTGGGGGGAAAGCGTCACCGCAGAAGGTCTTCTCGAAAACATGCCAAGCGTAGACGGGCGGACTCTTCTTCATCATATACGGGTACGTCATCTAGCTCTGATGATGAGGCTGATCAATCTATGGAACTTTATTGGGGTTTTGGCGAGACGGCTTCGGGGCTCCCGAGGTGGGCCTGGGAACGGAGGGCAAATACGCACCGTGCTAAGTATGGGGCCGTTCAAGAGTGCAGGGATGGCGTACTAGTACCTGACACTAAGGTCTCTACCAACTCGGCCAGGGACATTATTCCTGGTTCACACCTGGCTACAAAGCTTAGGTCTAGGATACTGAACGGCCGTTACGTTGACATTTTCAAATTGGCCCCGCCGTCAGAGGATCAGGAGAAGGGGCCTTCTTCCAAGAAGCGCCCTGGTGCCGCCATTGGAGACAGGACATTCGAGCATTGGCTCGATTGCTTTCAAGTCTTCGCTGGTGTTGTTGTGGCAGCCTATCCTCGGAGGTCTCTTCACTTGTTTGTCTACTTATCCATTGTTCGCTCTGCCTTCACCAAAGCTGGTGAAAAGGCCGCGATCAAATACGATGAGAACTTCAGGCGCCGAGCGGCAAAGATTCCTACGGCCCGTTGGGATCGTAGGGATCTCGATGTCTGGACCACCCACGTGGCCCCACTCATCGATAAGAAAGCTCCAGAACAGCAGAAATTTAAACCGGCGGCCTTTAGAACTAGCCGCCGGCTCCTATGCTGGGACTTTAACAAGGGTTCCTGTCAGCGGCAGGGTTGCAGATTTGCCCATGTATGCGAGAGGTGCAATGGTTCGCATGCTGCTTCTTCTTGTTTTGGTGGTCGCCGGCCCTTTCGGGGTGGCAGAGGGGGTTCTCAGCAAACCCAAAAACCAACCCCCTCCCCTGCTACTTCAGCAGCAGGGAAATAACGCATTGACCTCCTTGGCATACACCCCGGTTCGCTTGCAGCCCCTGCAACTATGGCTGCAATCTTACCCCAATAGGGAGGCTGCGGTCTATCTGAACAATGGTTTTTCCGTGGGTTTTCGGATTCCTGTAGCCATGCCTCCCGTGGCACAGAATCCCGCTAATCAAAAGTCAATTCGCGAACTGCCTCAGGTTGCTCGTAAGAAGATTGCGAAGGAGGTAGCCATGCAGCGTATGGCTGGCCCTTTTGATAATCCCCCCTTTCATAATTTGCATGTATCCCCATTGGGTATCGTGCCAAAAAAGGCCCCTGGTGAATTTCGTTTAATTCATAATTTATCACATCCTTCAGGCACGTCAGTCAATGACGTTATTCCGTCGGAGCTCTGCTCCGTGAGGTATGCTTCTCTTGATCAAGCGATCAAGATGATCAGGAAGTTTGGCCGTGCAGCTTTATTGGCAAAATGCGATATCGAATCAGCTTTTCGCCTTTTGCCAATTCACCCGGAGGATTTTTGGCTGCTTGGTTTTAAATTTGAGGGCAGTTATTACTTTGACAAGGCAATGCCTATGGGGTGTTCTGTTGCATGTGCCGCTTTTGAAGCTTTTAGTACCTTTCTGGAGTGGGCCCTAAAATTTAAAACAGGTTTGGGCGGAGTCACCCATTATTTGGATGATTTTTTATTGGCCTCGGCGAATGATACCGGCAATTGCGCGGTGTTGCTGCGGGCCTTTGCTGACCTTACACAGGAATTGGGGGTTCCGCTCGCCGCTGACAAGACGGAGGGTCCTGCAACCCAGCTTACTTACCTGGGTATCCTTTTGGATACAGTGGCTCAAACTTCCAGCTTGCCCGGGGACAAGTTAGTCGCCCTCAGGAAGATCATTGAGGAGCTCCTTCCTTTAAGGAAAGTGTCGCTTAGGCAACTCCAGTCACTTTTGGGGCATCTGAATTTCGCTTGCAGAGTGGTGGCTCCCGGGCGCCCCTTCTGTTCACGCCTGGCGCGTCTCACAGTAGGGTTGAAAGCACCGCATCATCGGGTTCGCCTCTCTAGTGGGGTGCGTGCTGATCTTCGCATCTGGCTCgaattcctggaggaattcaaTGGGGTGTCATTATGGCAAGACACTTTGAACTTGCATAATGATTTCCAGGTCCACTCCGATGCTGCAGGTTCATTGGGGTTCGGTCTTTATTGGAAAGGTCGATGGTGCGCTCAGCGTTGGCCGGCTGGGTGGCAGGGAAGTGCGATTACGCGTGACCTAACTTTTCTCGAGTTTTTTCCAATTGCAGTGGCAGTGCACTTGTGGGTCGAGGAGTTCAGGAACCGTCGTGTCTGCTTCTGGACCGATAACCAGGCGGTGGTGACTGTGCTGGCCAAACTATCATCTCGCTCACCCAGGGTGTCGCCCCTCTTGCGGGCATTTGTACTGCACTGCTTACGTTGTAATATAGTTTTTTCAGCACGTTTTATTCCTGGGGTGTCTAAcgaaattgctgatgctctgtcccgttttcagatggagcggttcagactTCTGGTTCCAGAGGCGCGGATTCGTCCGGaatatttcccggatcatctctggaaccttggcagcaattaGTTTTTCAGGGAGTAGCGGCATCGGTTTCCCCTTCTACCCTGAGATCCTACGGAAAAGCTTGGGCTGATTTTCTGGCATTTCTGCGCCAGTCAGCCAGGGGAATAGTTGGGGCCCCACCTACCTCCTCGCAGGTGCTCCAATATTTAGCCCATTTATTCAAGATGGGGCGTGCGGGCAAGACGCTTAGGATGCAGGCAGCTGCTATAGCATTTTTCTGTAAGACATATTTTGACAAAGATCCTTGCGCGAAGTTTGTGGTTCGCAAAGCCCTTGAGGGATGGGGTCGGCTTTGTCCTTCTCGGCCACCTAACCGACGCCCCATCTCTTTTGAATTGTTGAGCAAGATGCGCAAAAAGCTGCGGGTGGTGTGTTGGTCTGATTACGAGGCCCGCCTGTTTTCGGCTGCCTTCTCAattgccttttttggggcgtTGAGAGTGGGTGAACTAGTGGTGGAGGACCACGGAGATGGTCGCTCCAGGGGCCTTCTACTCCAGGATGTGCAACTATCCCCTTCGGAAGTGGGTATTATGATTAGGCAGTCAAAAACGGATCAAAGGGGTAAGGGGGCCCTCATTCGGCTCCCTGCCACTGGGGCGACAGGCCCTTGCCCAGTAAAGGATGTTAACAATTATTTAGTGGTGCGGGCCCAAGGGGATGGGCCGCTGCTTCTACACGAGAATGGGTCACCCCTTACAAGGCACCAGTTCGCAGGGGTGATGCGTAAGGCTATTCGGGCCTGTGGCAGAGAGGCTTCTGATTTTGCCCCCCATTCCTTCAGGATAGGGGCTGCCACGACTGCAGCTCATTGGGGTTTGTCAGCTGCTAGAATTCAGGATTTAGGTCGCTGGAAGTCGAATGCGTTCAGGGGATACGTTCGCTAACCAGTTAGTGTctgatatttttgttttgtggtttgttttatCCCAGGTTTGTCAGCTGTCCGCATCtggatggtggggcacagcatcatCCATTGGGCTGGTGTTGCAGCACGGCAGTCCGGATTGGGTCCAGGTCTCGGCCTTCCTTCACATGTTCGAGTGTCCTGGCTGTCCAGACGAGGAATGCGGTGGTCGGAGTTTTTGCCACGAATTCGAAGGCAGTTGCTCCTGGAAGGGCCGCCAGAGGCTATTGTGGTACAGCTGGGAGAGAATGACCTGGTTTCCATGGACTGCTTCTCTTTACGTGCTGCAATTTTGGCTGACCTGGAGACGCTGCGGGCTATGGTGCCCACTGCCAAGTTATTTTGGTCTAAGCTTTTGCAACGACGTGTTTGGTTGGGAAGTCGTTGCCCGGTGGCCACGGAAAGGGCCAGGAAGCGCATCAATGCGGCAGTTTCTAAAAGGATTGTGGAACTGGGTGGAGAGGTGATCTTTCACCATGAAATCTCCTATCCTGCGGCAGCTCTCTTTAGGGCTGATGGAGTGCACCTTTCTGCTTCTGGGAATGAGGCTTGGCTAGGTGCGGTGGTggccaagctgaggtcttggctggggttgtgagtggtttggcggtgagctgagGGCTCTATGGCGGTTAGGCACTGGTTAagttggtgcttggaggggtaagtgcctacccctccaaatgaggcgaatgggaattccgttaaaggaaatccaggggcttgccattctttcgtccttgtccccggagtcggacttgggccgtgcaagccccaccggaacatgagggtgtgAAATAATGGTCTGGTTCCCggctttatttctcacccaatacttgtttcccacgctggcttccgccggtGTCCGGAAGACCAGccctgtccctgagggcaaggacaggtAGTCGTaaccagtgcctaagcaaccactcacatttttgtatttgaataaagttgtggccaaaattatgccaaaaaccttaaacaaaaactgatgtgtgaagtgtgaattattggggggctactgtgactcaacacgcaaagcgtgttctccctaacagagagcacgtgttgcggttgggaacaggccaccctcctgtgactaggcaaatttagaATCTTGGCCACTTAAAcggttaaattgggttgctgggtgttttgagtgttaccattttggaggaggggtcagagtctatatatacaggggccagactttggcacggcctcttggccgtttttctcggatcacccgccctcccgcccttttatagggtggttttttgttttgttcgcttgaccttgctattgc comes from the Podarcis muralis chromosome 6, rPodMur119.hap1.1, whole genome shotgun sequence genome and includes:
- the LOC144328100 gene encoding uncharacterized protein LOC144328100, with protein sequence MAPKKATARPGSSSTAKRPIRGPSQRLRSPVSSPPMGRVQSLVASMAGDPAALSRFAEQMDGFLQQCSSQPSTSAGMPHPVGASSPASSLSSENGGEGLLTGTVGSDPQLTRPRNVPATRGRTRRSTYASRGASGRGNLSSSSARRGRIAQPPAVVASGSGLSRVVSSPPASGLAQPNPDSESSVEDSLPVPASRSSGGKRHSKGSSRRHAGRRRDDTSSSYSAPLVAQDPGASQPNSDSASSMEDSLPVPAKRSLGGKRHRRRSSRKHAKRRRADSSSSYTGTSSSSDDEADQSMELYWGFGETASGLPRWAWERRANTHRAKYGAVQECRDGVLVPDTKVSTNSARDIIPGSHLATKLRSRILNGRYVDIFKLAPPSEDQEKGPSSKKRPGAAIGDRTFEHWLDCFQVFAGVVVAAYPRRSLHLFVYLSIVRSAFTKAGEKAAIKYDENFRRRAAKIPTARWDRRDLDVWTTHVAPLIDKKAPEQQKFKPAAFRTSRRLLCWDFNKGSCQRQGCRFAHVCERCNGSHAASSCFGGRRPFRGGRGGSQQTQKPTPSPATSAAGK
- the LOC144328101 gene encoding uncharacterized protein LOC144328101; amino-acid sequence: MGRAGKTLRMQAAAIAFFCKTYFDKDPCAKFVVRKALEGWGRLCPSRPPNRRPISFELLSKMRKKLRVVCWSDYEARLFSAAFSIAFFGALRVGELVVEDHGDGRSRGLLLQDVQLSPSEVGIMIRQSKTDQRGLSAVRIWMVGHSIIHWAGVAARQSGLGPGLGLPSHVRVSWLSRRGMRWSEFLPRIRRQLLLEGPPEAIVVQLGENDLVSMDCFSLRAAILADLETLRAMVPTAKLFWSKLLQRRVWLGSRCPVATERARKRINAAVSKRIVELGGEVIFHHEISYPAAALFRADGVHLSASGNEAWLGAVVAKLRSWLGL